One genomic segment of Deinococcus sp. LM3 includes these proteins:
- a CDS encoding SDR family oxidoreductase codes for MQTLPTNDDLLSSLPTDTRLAGRTAIVTGSTGGIGEATARVLAASGAHVIVSGRDAARARHVAARIVQAGGQATAVTADLSGTPDDVRTFARHATDALGGQVDILVNNAGVYPVTATEDLTDDDLEAILNVNIRAPHVLVAAIAPGMAARGSGHIVNIGSWMARTGTASGALYTASKAAAEQLGRNWAAEYGPRGVRVNTVAPGVTLTPGNAAHGAVLDAMTAATVAGRPVRPVDVAHAVRFLLTDEAAFIHGSVLDVDGGISHTRLRF; via the coding sequence ATGCAGACCCTACCCACCAACGACGACCTGCTCTCCAGCCTTCCCACCGACACCCGCCTCGCCGGGCGCACCGCCATCGTCACCGGGTCCACGGGTGGCATCGGCGAGGCCACCGCGCGCGTCCTGGCCGCCTCGGGCGCGCACGTGATCGTCAGCGGCCGGGACGCTGCCCGCGCCCGGCACGTCGCCGCCCGGATCGTGCAGGCTGGCGGGCAGGCGACCGCCGTCACCGCCGACCTGTCCGGCACGCCCGACGACGTGCGCACCTTCGCGCGCCACGCCACCGACGCCCTCGGCGGGCAGGTGGACATCCTGGTCAACAACGCCGGTGTGTACCCTGTCACCGCCACCGAGGACCTGACCGACGACGACCTCGAAGCGATCCTGAACGTCAATATCCGCGCTCCGCACGTGCTGGTGGCGGCCATCGCGCCGGGCATGGCCGCGCGCGGCAGTGGTCACATCGTCAACATCGGGTCGTGGATGGCCCGGACCGGCACGGCCAGCGGCGCGCTGTACACCGCCTCTAAAGCCGCTGCCGAACAGCTCGGGCGCAACTGGGCCGCCGAGTACGGGCCGCGCGGCGTGCGCGTGAACACGGTCGCGCCCGGCGTCACCCTGACCCCCGGCAACGCCGCGCACGGCGCGGTCCTGGACGCCATGACAGCCGCCACGGTCGCCGGCCGGCCCGTGCGCCCGGTCGATGTCGCCCACGCCGTGCGCTTCCTGCTCACGGACGAGGCGGCCTTCATCCACGGCAGCGTTCTGGACGTGGACGGCGGCATCAGCCACACCCGGCTGCGCTTCTGA
- a CDS encoding aldo/keto reductase — translation MKLRYGRTLGRSGLIVSPLALGTMTFGNAAWGSPDDVSGQVFDTYLQGGGNFIDTADVYSGGRSEELVGRFIAERGVRDQVVLATKFGFNVQPGNPHAGGNGRKHIHAALNASLRRLGTDYVDLYWLHVYDMVTPAEEVLQTMGDLVRSGQIRYFGLSDIPAWYATKMATLAQAHHVPGPVASQLEYSLVARQLEAEHRPAAADSGMGLVPWSPLAGGFLTGKYTRADTAGQGRLSGSNPFQGPFTKFTDRNWVILDTLREVAAQTGHTPAQVALAWAAAQPGVTSTLIGASTPGQLAANLASLEVQLTPEHLDTLNRVSSPGPDFFSPGLQRAVFGGVSVQAWAQQP, via the coding sequence GTGAAGCTGCGTTACGGCCGCACGCTGGGCCGCTCCGGCCTGATCGTCAGCCCACTGGCGCTGGGCACCATGACCTTCGGGAACGCCGCCTGGGGCTCCCCGGACGACGTATCCGGGCAGGTGTTCGACACCTACCTGCAGGGCGGCGGGAACTTCATCGACACGGCCGACGTGTACTCCGGCGGGCGCAGCGAGGAACTCGTGGGCCGGTTCATCGCCGAGCGCGGCGTCCGCGATCAGGTGGTCCTGGCGACCAAGTTCGGCTTCAACGTCCAGCCGGGCAACCCGCACGCCGGCGGGAACGGCCGCAAGCACATTCACGCCGCCCTGAATGCGTCCCTGCGGCGCCTGGGAACCGACTACGTCGACCTGTACTGGCTGCACGTGTACGACATGGTCACGCCCGCAGAGGAAGTCCTGCAGACCATGGGTGATCTGGTGCGCTCGGGGCAGATCCGGTATTTCGGGCTGTCGGACATCCCCGCCTGGTACGCCACGAAGATGGCCACGCTGGCGCAGGCGCACCACGTGCCGGGGCCGGTCGCCAGTCAGCTGGAGTACTCGCTGGTGGCCCGGCAACTGGAAGCCGAGCACCGCCCCGCCGCCGCCGACAGCGGCATGGGGCTCGTGCCCTGGAGTCCGCTGGCCGGCGGGTTCCTGACCGGCAAGTACACCCGCGCCGATACGGCCGGCCAGGGCCGCCTGAGCGGCAGCAACCCGTTCCAGGGTCCGTTCACGAAATTCACGGACCGCAACTGGGTCATCCTGGACACCTTGCGGGAAGTCGCCGCGCAGACCGGCCACACGCCCGCGCAGGTGGCCCTCGCCTGGGCGGCGGCGCAACCGGGCGTGACGTCCACCCTGATCGGGGCCAGCACACCCGGGCAGCTCGCGGCGAACCTCGCCTCGCTGGAGGTGCAGCTCACGCCAGAGCACCTGGACACGCTGAACCGGGTCAGTTCGCCCGGCCCCGACTTCTTCTCGCCCGGCCTGCAACGCGCCGTCTTCGGCGGGGTCTCCGTCCAGGCCTGGGCGCAACAACCCTGA
- a CDS encoding NAD(P)-dependent alcohol dehydrogenase, with translation MTTVHAYAAPDATSPLQPHTIERRELRPTDVMIEILYSGVCHSDLHQARSEWGPSLYPLVPGHEIVGRVTAVGEQVTRLRVGDLAGVGCMVDSCQHCESCAEGLEQYCENGATWTYNSRERDTQAPTHGGYSTAIVVTEGFVVRVPESLDLRGVAPLLCAGITMFSPLNHWKIGRGHRVAIVGLGGLGHMGIKLAVAMGADVTLFTTSQGKADDALRLGAHHVILSGDRAAMKAARSSFDFIISTVPSGHDLNPYLATLKRDGQLVIVGALEPVGLSGVPLVVQRRSVAGSNIGGIAETQQMLDFCAEHGITADVEMIRMQDINSAYERMLKNDVKYRFVIDMAAFRAEQEQAAD, from the coding sequence ATGACCACTGTTCACGCCTACGCCGCCCCCGACGCCACCTCGCCCCTGCAGCCGCACACCATCGAGCGGCGGGAACTGCGCCCCACCGACGTCATGATCGAGATCCTGTACAGCGGCGTGTGCCACTCCGACCTGCATCAGGCGCGCAGCGAGTGGGGACCCAGCCTCTACCCGCTGGTGCCGGGCCACGAGATCGTCGGGCGGGTCACGGCGGTCGGTGAGCAGGTCACGCGCCTGCGCGTCGGGGACCTCGCCGGGGTGGGCTGCATGGTGGACTCCTGCCAGCACTGCGAGTCCTGCGCCGAGGGCCTGGAGCAGTACTGCGAGAACGGCGCGACCTGGACGTACAACTCCCGTGAACGCGACACGCAGGCTCCCACGCACGGCGGGTACTCCACCGCCATCGTCGTGACCGAGGGCTTCGTCGTGCGCGTCCCCGAGAGCCTCGACCTGCGGGGGGTGGCGCCGCTGCTGTGCGCCGGGATCACCATGTTCTCGCCGCTGAACCACTGGAAGATCGGCCGGGGTCACCGGGTCGCCATTGTCGGCCTGGGCGGGCTGGGCCACATGGGCATCAAGCTGGCGGTCGCCATGGGCGCGGACGTGACGCTGTTCACGACCTCGCAGGGCAAGGCCGACGACGCCCTGCGTCTCGGCGCGCACCACGTGATCCTCAGCGGCGACCGCGCCGCCATGAAGGCCGCGCGCAGCAGTTTCGACTTCATCATCAGCACCGTTCCCAGTGGGCATGACCTGAACCCGTACCTCGCCACCCTGAAACGCGACGGTCAGCTGGTCATCGTGGGCGCCCTGGAACCCGTGGGCCTCAGCGGCGTGCCGCTGGTCGTGCAGCGCCGCAGCGTGGCCGGCAGCAACATCGGCGGGATCGCCGAGACCCAGCAGATGCTGGACTTCTGCGCCGAGCACGGCATCACCGCCGACGTCGAGATGATCCGCATGCAGGACATCAACAGCGCCTACGAGCGCATGCTGAAGAACGACGTGAAGTACCGCTTCGTGATCGACATGGCCGCCTTCCGCGCCGAGCAGGAACAGGCCGCCGACTGA
- a CDS encoding GGDEF domain-containing protein — MTFSDRRTDSDRQAEQAWAARFTDPAGADAWVQASLPDPTLRPCAQVVLGFLRWRAGELVGALDQVMQAEVTLRERGDERWLARALSMLAVLAGESGQAERALRLLQEQLELVRRLGDVEMQASAYNDFGVQIGWDDPERALTYYQRAFDLLEERALSGGASPHPGIHGIAALNIAEIHLLRGRDAEGEAMTGRGGELLEQARAWTFWPGYVTLRVKLLSRQGHLDDARQLIRDAFARLGERLDPRGPPLTEPAQLLYAAAAHLEFEAGDPQRALEWLAGLEDWPNVRPELVPEFLDLRARIEAAGGDHAAAYRTARQLLAVTEARHAAERDTQVKQLEVLHRTELAVQQTREAQRAAQHLREHLRELQVLRGELEKLSSTDDLTGLGNRRQFEQHRAQLEPGDAVLLIDIDHFKRVNDTFGHAAGDVTLQVVAARVRGVLRRSDRAYRYGGEEFTVLLRGVGEPFLLEVSERIRQAVVAGPVPGPGVTVTVSIGAALLNGVNDPGALERADQALYRAKQQGRNRTCLARPEGTAGPVSG, encoded by the coding sequence ATGACGTTCTCTGACAGGCGGACCGACTCTGACCGGCAGGCCGAGCAGGCCTGGGCGGCCCGGTTCACGGACCCGGCCGGTGCGGACGCGTGGGTGCAGGCGTCGCTGCCGGACCCGACCCTGCGGCCCTGCGCGCAGGTCGTGCTGGGCTTCCTGCGCTGGCGGGCCGGTGAACTGGTGGGCGCGCTCGATCAGGTCATGCAGGCCGAGGTCACGCTGCGGGAACGCGGAGACGAGCGCTGGCTGGCCCGCGCCCTGAGCATGCTGGCTGTGCTGGCCGGCGAGAGCGGGCAGGCGGAACGGGCGCTGCGCCTGCTGCAGGAGCAGCTGGAACTGGTGCGCCGCCTCGGGGACGTGGAGATGCAGGCCTCGGCGTACAACGATTTTGGCGTGCAGATCGGCTGGGACGACCCGGAACGCGCCCTGACCTACTACCAGCGGGCCTTCGACCTGCTGGAAGAGCGGGCGCTGTCCGGCGGCGCGTCGCCACATCCGGGCATTCACGGGATCGCGGCGCTGAACATCGCGGAAATCCACCTGTTGCGCGGCCGCGACGCGGAGGGCGAGGCCATGACCGGACGCGGCGGCGAACTGCTGGAGCAGGCGCGCGCCTGGACGTTCTGGCCGGGCTACGTGACCCTGCGCGTGAAACTCCTGAGCCGCCAGGGCCACCTGGACGACGCCCGGCAGCTCATCCGGGACGCCTTCGCCCGGCTGGGCGAGCGGCTTGACCCGCGCGGCCCGCCGCTCACCGAGCCGGCGCAGCTGCTGTACGCCGCGGCCGCGCACCTGGAATTCGAGGCGGGCGACCCGCAGCGGGCGCTGGAATGGCTGGCCGGGCTGGAGGACTGGCCGAACGTCCGGCCCGAACTGGTGCCGGAATTCCTGGATCTGCGCGCCCGGATCGAGGCGGCGGGCGGGGACCACGCCGCCGCGTACCGCACGGCGCGGCAACTGCTGGCCGTCACGGAGGCCCGGCACGCCGCCGAACGCGACACGCAGGTCAAACAGCTGGAAGTGCTGCACCGCACGGAACTGGCCGTGCAGCAGACCCGCGAGGCGCAGCGGGCGGCGCAGCACCTGCGCGAACACCTGCGTGAACTGCAGGTGCTGCGCGGGGAACTGGAGAAACTCAGCAGCACCGACGACCTGACCGGACTGGGCAACCGCCGGCAGTTCGAGCAGCACCGCGCGCAGCTGGAGCCCGGTGACGCCGTGCTGCTGATCGACATCGACCACTTCAAGCGAGTGAACGACACCTTCGGGCACGCGGCAGGCGACGTGACATTGCAGGTCGTGGCCGCCCGGGTCCGGGGTGTGCTGCGCCGCAGCGACCGCGCCTACCGCTACGGGGGCGAGGAATTCACGGTGCTGCTGCGCGGTGTGGGCGAGCCTTTCCTGCTGGAGGTCAGCGAACGCATCCGGCAGGCGGTGGTGGCCGGGCCGGTGCCGGGTCCCGGCGTGACCGTCACGGTCAGTATCGGCGCGGCCCTGCTGAACGGCGTGAACGACCCGGGCGCCCTGGAACGCGCCGATCAGGCGCTGTACCGCGCCAAGCAGCAGGGGCGGAACCGGACCTGCCTGGCACGGCCGGAGGGCACCGCGGGCCCCGTGTCCGGCTGA
- a CDS encoding ATP-binding protein, whose amino-acid sequence MTPSLSAALLWLLLAGAGVTALFASASARLNEAFGTDARILHRVLSQRMEQQEAVLNAAHALASQGVDEAALTTALTTLRRQYPQVVAAQRCSSGGCRTLGPADVPLPDLPAVTAPQAAVRWPAGGGPLYALSRGSVRVWVDARRLTDRLVEGSAPLAFTVIRPDTGAVLVSRATPPGAALRTFRVQKLLGTDLQAFPLEVTRAAPWRAWPWLGAAVWTVLTGGLTALITGLLRSRRAAQRALLDERALAAGVVQAATEAIVAVDDQHRVTLANPAARVALAHPLTPGTDLRAVTTFRATLSPAPFDADAFWANGDPTPLPDGLTLVQGAQATPVEGSLAPLRGARGEPRGRVLILREVGALHRRMLEQLEAGERRVREHQETLAHVSRLSTLSEMGAGLAHELNQPLTAIVSYSQAAARLLDEPEPDLGRVRHAVNASVHQAGRAAQIITRLREWVRRAPSQVRATDLVQAAQNVLTLCHADLRRLDIRVVTHVPPVASVQADPVHLEQIILNLLRNAIDALERTPDAQVTLVVEPEGGEWTLTVRDNGPGVAPEVLGRLFTPFTTSKDGGLGLGLSLSQTLAQGMGGDLHGANTTTGAAFQLRIPRAEPQPAGAGAAHPGGHP is encoded by the coding sequence ATGACCCCCTCCCTGTCCGCCGCACTGCTCTGGCTGTTGCTGGCCGGTGCGGGCGTCACGGCACTGTTCGCCTCGGCCAGTGCGCGCCTTAACGAGGCGTTCGGCACGGACGCGCGGATCCTGCACCGGGTGCTCTCGCAGCGGATGGAGCAGCAGGAAGCGGTACTGAACGCCGCCCACGCCCTCGCCTCACAGGGGGTGGATGAGGCCGCCCTGACGACTGCCCTGACCACCCTGCGCCGGCAGTACCCGCAGGTGGTGGCGGCGCAGCGCTGCTCCTCCGGCGGCTGCCGCACGCTGGGCCCGGCGGACGTGCCGCTGCCCGACCTGCCCGCCGTGACCGCGCCCCAGGCCGCGGTCCGCTGGCCGGCCGGAGGCGGGCCCCTCTACGCGCTGTCGCGTGGGTCCGTCCGCGTCTGGGTGGACGCCCGGCGCCTCACCGACCGGCTCGTCGAGGGATCCGCGCCCCTGGCCTTTACCGTCATCCGCCCGGACACCGGGGCGGTGCTCGTCTCGCGGGCGACTCCGCCGGGCGCGGCGCTGCGGACGTTCCGCGTGCAGAAGCTCCTGGGGACCGACCTGCAAGCCTTTCCGCTGGAGGTGACCCGTGCCGCGCCGTGGCGCGCGTGGCCCTGGCTGGGCGCCGCCGTCTGGACCGTGCTGACCGGCGGCCTGACCGCGCTGATCACCGGCCTGCTGCGCAGCCGCCGGGCCGCGCAGCGCGCCCTGCTCGACGAGCGGGCCCTCGCGGCGGGAGTCGTGCAGGCCGCCACGGAAGCCATCGTGGCCGTGGACGACCAGCACCGCGTGACCCTCGCGAACCCGGCGGCCCGCGTGGCGCTCGCGCATCCGCTGACGCCCGGCACCGACCTGCGGGCCGTGACGACCTTCCGCGCGACCCTCTCACCCGCGCCGTTTGACGCGGACGCGTTCTGGGCGAACGGTGACCCCACGCCCCTCCCGGACGGCCTGACACTCGTGCAGGGCGCGCAGGCCACGCCGGTCGAAGGGTCACTCGCGCCCCTGCGCGGCGCCCGGGGCGAACCGCGCGGCCGGGTCCTGATCCTGCGGGAAGTCGGGGCCCTGCACCGCCGGATGCTCGAGCAGCTCGAGGCGGGCGAACGCCGCGTCCGGGAACACCAGGAAACCCTCGCTCACGTCTCCCGCCTCTCCACCCTGAGCGAGATGGGCGCGGGCCTCGCCCACGAACTCAACCAGCCGCTCACTGCCATCGTCAGTTACAGCCAGGCGGCCGCGCGACTCCTCGACGAGCCTGAACCGGACCTCGGCCGGGTCCGGCACGCCGTGAACGCCTCGGTCCACCAGGCGGGCCGCGCGGCGCAGATCATCACGCGGCTGCGCGAGTGGGTGCGGCGTGCGCCCAGCCAGGTGCGCGCCACCGACCTCGTGCAGGCCGCGCAGAATGTCCTGACACTCTGCCACGCCGACCTCCGGCGACTGGACATCCGGGTCGTCACCCACGTCCCGCCGGTCGCATCCGTGCAGGCGGACCCGGTTCACCTCGAACAGATCATCCTCAACCTGCTGCGCAACGCCATCGACGCGCTCGAACGGACCCCGGACGCACAGGTCACCCTCGTCGTCGAGCCCGAGGGCGGCGAGTGGACGCTCACCGTGCGCGACAACGGCCCCGGCGTCGCCCCCGAGGTGCTCGGGCGCCTGTTCACGCCGTTCACGACCAGCAAGGACGGCGGTCTTGGTCTGGGCCTGAGCCTGTCCCAGACGCTCGCGCAGGGAATGGGCGGCGACCTGCACGGCGCGAACACCACGACGGGCGCGGCCTTCCAGTTGAGGATCCCCCGGGCTGAACCGCAACCCGCCGGCGCTGGTGCCGCCCACCCTGGAGGCCACCCATGA
- a CDS encoding response regulator, whose amino-acid sequence MTGVPTPNLEPAVYLVDDDDAVRDALAFLLSTVGLTVRTFPDGLALERALDAEGPPDVGCLLLDIRMPHISGLHLQARLQARGVDLPVILLTGHADVDLCRRAFRQGAADFLSKPVDETELLEAVQRAVRQHLRGRARHAASQQARERLGRLTAREHDVLRSLLDGQTSKQAARTLGISARTVETHRASLFTKLEADSLAGVIRIALAGEDG is encoded by the coding sequence ATGACGGGCGTGCCCACACCGAACCTTGAACCCGCCGTGTACCTCGTGGACGACGACGACGCGGTCCGTGACGCCCTGGCGTTCCTGCTGAGCACCGTCGGCCTGACCGTCCGAACCTTCCCTGACGGACTCGCCCTGGAACGTGCCCTGGACGCCGAGGGCCCGCCGGACGTCGGCTGTCTGCTGCTCGACATCCGCATGCCTCACATCAGCGGCCTGCACCTCCAGGCTCGCCTGCAGGCCCGCGGGGTGGACCTTCCCGTCATCCTGCTCACCGGCCACGCCGACGTGGACCTGTGCCGCCGCGCGTTCCGGCAGGGCGCCGCCGATTTCCTCAGTAAACCCGTCGACGAGACTGAACTCCTCGAAGCGGTCCAGCGGGCCGTGCGGCAGCACCTGCGCGGCCGGGCGCGTCACGCCGCCAGCCAGCAGGCGCGCGAGCGGCTCGGCCGCCTCACTGCCCGGGAGCACGACGTGCTGCGCAGCCTGCTCGACGGGCAGACGAGCAAGCAGGCCGCCCGCACGCTCGGCATCTCGGCACGGACGGTGGAAACCCACCGGGCCAGCCTCTTCACGAAACTGGAAGCCGACTCGCTCGCCGGCGTGATCCGCATCGCGCTGGCGGGGGAAGACGGCTGA
- a CDS encoding heme-binding protein, translating into MKRLTALLTVSALSLAAAQTTPTQTTPTQTTPAQTTPAPATAAPATPAPVTLATTPTVSPASLSLSAATRIATLAVNNCAQLGYHVSVTVVDRSGVTLAVARSESAGPHTLGASLGKAFTSASARNLTSEIARNLPGNPGLADIPGYLILAGGAPIRVNGAVVGAVGVGGAPSGMIDEKCGLDATAAVLGQ; encoded by the coding sequence ATGAAACGTCTCACTGCCCTGCTGACCGTCTCTGCCCTCTCGCTCGCCGCCGCCCAGACGACACCAACTCAGACGACACCAACTCAGACGACACCAGCTCAGACGACCCCTGCCCCCGCGACCGCTGCACCGGCGACTCCCGCGCCGGTCACCCTGGCCACCACCCCGACCGTCTCACCGGCCAGCCTGAGCCTCAGTGCCGCCACCCGCATCGCCACGCTGGCCGTGAATAACTGCGCGCAACTCGGGTACCACGTGAGCGTCACCGTGGTCGACCGCAGCGGCGTGACCCTGGCTGTGGCCCGCTCGGAGAGCGCGGGGCCGCACACCCTCGGCGCCAGCCTCGGCAAGGCGTTCACCAGTGCCAGCGCCCGCAACCTGACGAGTGAGATCGCCAGGAACCTGCCCGGCAACCCCGGCCTGGCGGACATTCCCGGCTACCTCATCCTGGCGGGCGGAGCGCCCATCCGCGTGAACGGCGCCGTGGTCGGTGCCGTCGGCGTCGGCGGCGCCCCCAGCGGGATGATCGACGAGAAATGTGGCCTGGACGCCACTGCAGCCGTCCTCGGGCAGTGA
- a CDS encoding protein adenylyltransferase SelO, which yields MPASPFQFDNSYARDLPGFSVPWQPATVPAPDLLYFNRALALELGLDPDMLDGPDGAAIFAGNRVPEGAEPLAQAYAGHQFGGFSPQLGDGRALLLGEVINQCGQRRDLMLKGSGRTPFSRRGDGKAAVGPMLREVLIGEAMHALGLPTTRALAVTATGETVYRERPLPGAVLTRVAASHLRVGTFEFFSARREPDRVRQLADYAIARHDPDLVGTDDRYLGLLRRVAQRQATLVAGWMNVGFIHGVMNTDNVAISGETIDYGPCAFLEAYDPDAVFSSIDHGGRYAYRNQPSVTRWNLARLAETLLPLIAGQDSKEAMSEAIGQATGVIDAFPEWYEGALLTGQRAKLGLHGGDDATDRALAGDWLTLLHDHRVDFTLGWRRLAEAADGDEGPLRALFTDAQAPDAWLARWRARAGSEGNATADWSERANLMRRVNPAVIPRNHRVEEALAAASDHGDLGPFRRLLAAVQRPYDETPEQAEYLEPARAEVTACYRTFCGT from the coding sequence ATGCCCGCCTCCCCGTTCCAGTTCGACAACTCCTACGCGCGGGACCTGCCCGGCTTCTCCGTCCCCTGGCAGCCCGCCACCGTCCCCGCGCCGGACCTGCTGTACTTCAACCGCGCCCTGGCCCTCGAACTGGGCCTGGACCCTGACATGCTGGATGGCCCTGACGGCGCCGCGATCTTCGCCGGCAACCGGGTCCCCGAGGGCGCCGAGCCGCTCGCGCAGGCGTACGCCGGCCACCAGTTCGGGGGCTTCTCCCCACAACTCGGCGACGGCCGCGCCCTGCTGCTCGGCGAGGTCATCAATCAGTGCGGTCAGCGCCGCGACCTGATGCTCAAAGGGTCCGGCCGCACGCCCTTCTCCAGACGGGGCGACGGTAAGGCCGCCGTCGGACCCATGCTGCGCGAAGTCCTGATCGGTGAGGCCATGCACGCCCTCGGCCTCCCCACCACCCGCGCCCTCGCCGTGACCGCCACCGGCGAGACCGTCTACCGGGAGCGTCCCCTGCCCGGCGCAGTCCTGACCCGCGTGGCCGCCAGTCACCTGCGGGTCGGCACCTTCGAGTTCTTCAGCGCCCGCCGCGAGCCCGACCGCGTGCGGCAACTCGCCGATTACGCCATCGCCCGGCATGACCCCGACCTCGTCGGCACGGACGACCGCTACCTCGGTCTGCTGCGCCGGGTCGCGCAGCGGCAGGCGACGCTGGTGGCGGGATGGATGAACGTCGGGTTCATCCACGGCGTGATGAACACCGACAACGTCGCCATTTCCGGAGAGACGATCGACTATGGCCCGTGCGCGTTCCTGGAGGCGTACGACCCGGATGCGGTGTTCAGCTCCATCGACCACGGTGGCCGCTACGCCTACCGCAACCAGCCGTCCGTGACGCGCTGGAACCTGGCCCGGCTGGCCGAAACGCTGCTGCCGCTCATCGCCGGACAGGACAGCAAGGAGGCCATGTCGGAAGCCATCGGGCAGGCGACCGGGGTGATCGACGCGTTCCCGGAGTGGTACGAGGGGGCGCTGCTGACCGGCCAGCGGGCGAAACTGGGCCTGCACGGCGGGGACGACGCGACCGACCGCGCGCTCGCCGGGGACTGGCTGACCCTGCTGCACGACCACCGGGTGGATTTCACGCTCGGGTGGCGCCGGCTGGCCGAAGCGGCGGACGGGGACGAGGGGCCGCTGCGGGCGCTGTTCACCGACGCGCAGGCACCGGATGCCTGGCTGGCCCGCTGGCGGGCACGGGCGGGAAGTGAGGGCAATGCCACCGCAGACTGGAGCGAACGGGCCAACCTCATGCGCCGGGTGAACCCGGCCGTCATTCCGCGCAACCACCGCGTGGAGGAGGCCCTGGCGGCGGCGTCGGACCACGGGGATCTCGGGCCGTTCAGGCGGCTGCTGGCAGCCGTTCAGCGCCCCTACGACGAGACGCCGGAACAGGCGGAGTATCTCGAACCAGCCCGCGCGGAGGTGACGGCCTGTTACCGCACCTTCTGCGGCACCTGA
- a CDS encoding DUF3995 domain-containing protein: protein MENLNGWSIGAALTLSGLAALHALWATGNPWPARNAAQLSAQVIGGHGARDLPPPTACLVVAAALLTASALVLTAPATPGSSLIRTGAQTVAGVLLLRGSAGYALPTLVPSMQGTPFVRLNARLYSPLCLLLGTAVLLSLR, encoded by the coding sequence ATGGAAAACCTGAACGGCTGGTCCATCGGTGCCGCCCTCACCCTGAGCGGACTGGCGGCCCTGCACGCCCTGTGGGCCACCGGGAACCCCTGGCCGGCCCGCAACGCCGCTCAACTCAGCGCCCAGGTCATCGGCGGCCACGGTGCCCGCGACCTGCCGCCCCCCACCGCCTGTCTGGTCGTGGCCGCCGCGCTCCTGACCGCCTCGGCGCTGGTCCTCACCGCTCCCGCGACTCCCGGCAGTTCCCTGATCCGCACCGGAGCACAGACGGTTGCCGGTGTGCTGCTGCTGCGAGGATCAGCCGGGTACGCCCTGCCGACCCTCGTCCCCTCCATGCAGGGCACGCCGTTCGTCCGCCTGAACGCCCGCCTGTACTCCCCGCTGTGCCTGCTGCTGGGCACCGCCGTCCTCCTGAGCCTCCGTTGA
- a CDS encoding TetR/AcrR family transcriptional regulator yields MRRTRTDWLTAGLTLLRDEGEHTLTIERLCRAVGLSKGSFYHHFQHVEAYRAALLSCWEETQTNAPIQQSEGAADPLHALRAAIGPLDHPLELAMRAWAVRDRQVRAALNRVDARRTEHLRQVHVRLGHAHARELAELEYATFLGLQTLGWTDRADLARLHARALAGLASAD; encoded by the coding sequence ATGCGCCGGACCCGCACCGACTGGCTCACCGCCGGCCTGACCCTGCTGCGCGACGAGGGCGAACACACCCTGACCATCGAACGCCTGTGCCGCGCCGTCGGCCTGAGCAAGGGGTCGTTCTACCATCACTTCCAGCATGTCGAGGCCTACCGCGCGGCCCTCCTGAGTTGCTGGGAGGAGACCCAGACCAACGCGCCCATCCAGCAGAGCGAGGGAGCCGCCGATCCCCTGCACGCACTCCGGGCGGCGATCGGCCCACTGGATCACCCGCTGGAACTGGCCATGCGCGCCTGGGCCGTGCGTGACAGGCAGGTGCGGGCCGCCCTGAACCGCGTGGACGCCCGGCGAACCGAGCACCTGCGGCAGGTGCACGTCCGGCTGGGCCACGCGCACGCCAGGGAACTGGCGGAACTGGAGTACGCGACGTTCCTGGGCCTGCAGACGCTGGGCTGGACGGACCGGGCTGACCTGGCCCGCCTGCACGCCCGCGCCCTCGCAGGACTGGCCAGCGCCGACTGA
- the yidD gene encoding membrane protein insertion efficiency factor YidD, which yields MKSGYSPSLRRLTSGMNSLNYLALGSIDMYQRWLSPLKGFRCAHAALFGGESCSAAVRRLVSEQGLLGGRGEIAARFQTCRQAYGHLAAARTAGGGVQGVCCCGPVPIPFRCG from the coding sequence ATGAAGTCGGGATACAGCCCCTCGCTGCGCCGCTTAACGTCAGGTATGAATTCCCTGAATTACCTGGCCCTGGGGTCAATCGACATGTATCAGCGCTGGCTCTCCCCCCTCAAAGGATTCCGTTGTGCGCACGCCGCGCTGTTCGGAGGCGAGTCGTGTTCAGCCGCCGTTCGGCGGCTGGTGAGTGAGCAGGGACTGCTGGGAGGCCGTGGGGAAATAGCCGCGCGGTTCCAGACATGCCGGCAGGCGTACGGTCACCTGGCTGCTGCCAGGACGGCAGGGGGAGGCGTGCAGGGCGTGTGCTGCTGCGGTCCTGTGCCCATTCCGTTCCGCTGCGGCTAA